A portion of the Stigmatella aurantiaca DW4/3-1 genome contains these proteins:
- a CDS encoding alpha/beta hydrolase has protein sequence MAMRRISTRLGELDCQVVDALPDGAPPELAVILCHGFGAPATDLVPLAPELMNLRPELAQHVRFVFPGAPLTLASMGMPGARAWFHLPQEVLMGQQRNWDEYSLAVPEGLPAARRAVMGVVSALSAATKLPYGRIVLGGFSQGSMVTTDVTLRLEEAPAGLCILSGAPIAQTEWKARAANRKGLPVFQGHGRSDAVLPFQGAERLRDLLTQAGLAVEFLPFDGPHTIAPEELEKLADFLVARLPAR, from the coding sequence ATGGCCATGCGACGCATCTCGACACGGCTCGGCGAGCTGGACTGCCAGGTGGTGGATGCCCTGCCGGACGGGGCCCCCCCCGAGCTCGCCGTCATCCTGTGCCATGGGTTCGGGGCCCCCGCCACGGACCTGGTCCCCCTGGCACCGGAGCTGATGAACCTGCGTCCCGAGCTGGCGCAGCACGTGCGCTTCGTCTTCCCCGGCGCCCCGTTGACGCTGGCCTCGATGGGCATGCCCGGAGCCCGCGCCTGGTTCCACCTGCCCCAGGAAGTGCTGATGGGCCAGCAACGCAACTGGGACGAGTATTCGCTCGCGGTGCCCGAAGGGCTGCCCGCTGCCCGGCGGGCGGTGATGGGCGTGGTCTCCGCCTTGTCGGCGGCGACGAAGCTGCCCTACGGCCGCATCGTCCTGGGAGGCTTCAGCCAGGGCAGCATGGTGACGACGGATGTGACGCTGCGCCTGGAAGAGGCCCCCGCGGGCCTGTGCATCCTGTCCGGGGCGCCCATCGCGCAAACGGAGTGGAAGGCCCGGGCCGCGAACCGCAAGGGTCTGCCCGTGTTCCAGGGCCACGGACGGTCCGACGCCGTGCTGCCCTTCCAGGGGGCCGAGCGCCTGCGCGACCTGCTGACCCAAGCAGGGCTCGCGGTGGAGTTCCTACCTTTCGATGGGCCCCACACCATCGCCCCCGAGGAGCTCGAGAAGCTGGCGGACTTCCTCGTGGCGCGACTCCCGGCCCGCTGA
- a CDS encoding peptidylprolyl isomerase, with protein MRTRLLTFGLLLAFTACEKEAPAAKPPAPPPPPAAAVPTPPPPPTANPQEAADKAHAEKVAAAAATATGWQKAALEGKELFAVMDTSEGKIILRLFSKDAPLTVANFVGLASGQKEWQDPSNLQKTHRPLYDGTKFHRVITNFMIQGGDPLGNGTGRPGYTFEDEFQSGRKFDKTGLLAMANAGPGTNGSQFFITTSTPQWLNNRHTIFGEVIEGYNVVEKISNVQKDPRDRPLKDVVVKKVTISDKKP; from the coding sequence ATGCGCACCCGACTCCTGACCTTTGGACTGCTGCTCGCTTTCACCGCTTGCGAAAAGGAGGCTCCCGCCGCCAAGCCGCCCGCGCCCCCCCCGCCCCCGGCAGCCGCCGTCCCCACCCCTCCTCCGCCCCCCACCGCCAATCCTCAGGAGGCCGCCGACAAAGCTCACGCCGAGAAAGTCGCCGCCGCCGCCGCCACGGCCACCGGCTGGCAGAAGGCCGCGCTGGAAGGCAAGGAGCTCTTCGCCGTCATGGACACGAGCGAGGGGAAGATCATCCTGAGGCTCTTCTCGAAGGATGCGCCGCTGACGGTCGCCAACTTCGTGGGCCTGGCCAGCGGCCAGAAGGAGTGGCAGGACCCCTCCAACCTGCAGAAGACCCACCGGCCCCTGTATGACGGGACGAAGTTCCACCGCGTCATCACGAACTTCATGATCCAGGGCGGCGATCCGCTGGGCAACGGCACGGGCCGGCCCGGCTACACCTTCGAGGACGAGTTCCAGAGCGGCCGCAAGTTCGACAAGACGGGCCTGCTGGCCATGGCCAACGCCGGCCCTGGCACCAACGGCAGCCAGTTCTTCATCACCACCTCCACCCCGCAGTGGTTGAACAACCGGCACACCATCTTTGGTGAGGTCATCGAGGGCTACAACGTCGTGGAGAAGATCTCCAACGTCCAGAAGGACCCGCGGGACCGGCCGCTCAAGGACGTGGTGGTGAAAAAGGTCACCATCAGCGACAAGAAGCCGTAA
- the speD gene encoding adenosylmethionine decarboxylase, with amino-acid sequence MLESHGSGEDWTLTTGQEWLVDVSGCSPERLKSLAVLAALFEELIVLMELKVVGQPQWHVFPEPGGITGLTLLAESHLSIHTFPEHGFAALNVYCCRTRACPDFPALLARHLGAQSSHVRELVRGVKA; translated from the coding sequence GTGTTAGAAAGTCACGGGTCAGGGGAGGACTGGACGCTGACGACGGGACAAGAATGGCTGGTGGATGTGAGCGGCTGCTCGCCCGAGCGGCTCAAGAGCCTCGCCGTGCTCGCCGCCCTTTTCGAGGAGCTCATCGTCCTGATGGAACTCAAGGTGGTGGGACAGCCCCAGTGGCATGTGTTTCCAGAACCCGGAGGCATCACCGGGTTGACCTTGTTGGCCGAGAGCCACCTGTCCATCCACACGTTCCCGGAGCATGGCTTCGCCGCGCTCAACGTCTACTGCTGCCGGACGCGGGCGTGCCCCGACTTCCCGGCGCTGCTGGCCCGGCACCTGGGCGCGCAGTCCAGCCACGTGCGTGAACTGGTACGGGGGGTGAAGGCGTGA